A region of Nostoc sp. 'Peltigera membranacea cyanobiont' N6 DNA encodes the following proteins:
- the polA gene encoding DNA polymerase I, with amino-acid sequence MSETFTSVTATRPTFILVDGHSLAYRSYFAFAKGRDGGLRTKAGIPTSICFGFVKCLLEVMATQQPQAMAIAFDLGEATFRHEADETYKADRKETPEDFIPDLANLHELLNGFNLPIFTAPGFEADDVLGTLAQRVTVAGYRVKILTGDRDLFQLIDSDKEITVLNFSPDAIKRSTNSITEFEAEQVKEKMGVLPSQIIDFKALCGDKSDNIPGVKGIGEKTAVQLLNTYGSLENIYAALDEIKGATQKKLASGKEDADKSRYLATIVLDVPLEINLEDCKLKGFDINVLSPILEKLEFKSFLGRINDLQQRFGGQFEEKQEAKTDAINLHSELKDDEDNDLWFFSASDTAAVALKSISPITPRIINTEAKLTELVKLLQTFTNPEIPVAWDTETTSLEPRDAELVGIGCCWGTQPDEVAYIPMGHKTGENLHKDLVLEALRPILESADYPKALQNAKFDRLVLKCQGINLAGVVFDPMLASYILNPDSSHNLMDLGQRYLGLIAKSYLDLVPKGKTIADINIPAVADYCGMDAYSTFGLVAKLREELDQIPTLSKLLVEVEQPLEAVLAQMEYTGVRINSAYLKELSQHLETELARLKEEATEIAGENFNLGSPKQLSQILFEKLGLSTRHSRKIQTGFSTDAATLERLQEDDNSGFVEAIIEYRTLSKLKSTYVDALPVLVRPDTQRVHTDFNQAATSTGRLSSSNPNLQNIPIRTAFSRQIRKAFLPESGWLMVAADYSQIELRILAHLSQEPILVQAYQQNEDVHTVTARLVFEKENITSEERGMAKTINFGVIYGMGSLRFSRSTGIDKNIANEFIKRFNERYPKVFGYLEQVKKEAIALGYVETILGRRRYFDFTNNSLRKLKGSNPEDIDLSKLKNLGPYDAGLLRSAANAPIQGSNADIIKIAMVRLHEVLKNYQARLLLQVHDELVFEIPPDEWDELQLQIKSVMENAVELSVPLLVEARVGENWMDTK; translated from the coding sequence ATGTCTGAAACTTTCACATCTGTAACTGCAACACGCCCCACGTTCATCCTTGTAGATGGACACTCCCTGGCTTATCGTTCATACTTTGCTTTCGCCAAAGGGCGAGATGGAGGACTGCGTACTAAAGCAGGGATTCCGACGAGTATATGTTTTGGTTTTGTGAAGTGCCTGCTTGAGGTAATGGCAACACAACAGCCCCAAGCAATGGCGATCGCTTTTGATTTGGGTGAGGCCACTTTTCGCCACGAAGCTGACGAGACTTATAAAGCCGATCGCAAAGAAACGCCGGAAGACTTCATTCCCGACTTAGCAAACCTGCATGAGTTGCTAAATGGCTTCAATCTACCAATTTTCACTGCCCCTGGTTTTGAGGCTGATGATGTTTTAGGAACCTTAGCACAGCGAGTAACTGTGGCTGGGTATAGGGTGAAGATTCTCACAGGCGATCGCGATTTATTTCAACTGATCGACTCTGACAAAGAAATCACTGTTCTGAATTTTAGTCCAGATGCCATAAAACGCTCTACAAATAGCATTACGGAATTTGAAGCAGAACAAGTCAAAGAGAAGATGGGTGTTTTACCTTCACAAATTATCGATTTTAAAGCTCTTTGTGGTGATAAATCAGATAATATTCCTGGAGTCAAGGGAATTGGGGAAAAAACAGCAGTGCAACTGCTAAATACCTATGGTTCCCTTGAGAATATTTATGCAGCGTTAGATGAAATTAAAGGCGCAACTCAGAAAAAACTAGCAAGTGGTAAAGAAGATGCCGATAAATCTCGCTATTTGGCAACCATAGTTTTAGATGTTCCTTTAGAAATTAATTTAGAAGATTGCAAATTAAAAGGTTTTGATATAAACGTCTTATCCCCCATTTTAGAAAAATTAGAGTTCAAGTCTTTTTTAGGTAGGATTAACGACCTACAGCAACGTTTTGGTGGACAATTTGAAGAAAAGCAAGAAGCTAAAACAGACGCAATTAATCTTCACTCCGAATTGAAGGATGATGAAGATAATGATTTGTGGTTTTTTAGTGCTAGTGATACAGCAGCAGTTGCACTAAAATCTATTTCTCCGATTACACCACGCATCATCAACACTGAAGCAAAACTAACTGAGTTAGTGAAACTTTTGCAAACATTCACTAACCCAGAGATTCCCGTTGCTTGGGATACTGAAACTACCTCTTTAGAACCAAGAGATGCTGAGTTAGTAGGAATTGGTTGTTGTTGGGGAACGCAACCGGATGAAGTAGCCTATATTCCTATGGGGCATAAAACTGGGGAAAATTTGCATAAAGATTTGGTGCTAGAAGCATTACGCCCAATTCTCGAAAGTGCTGATTATCCCAAAGCTTTACAGAATGCCAAATTTGACCGCTTAGTTTTAAAGTGTCAAGGGATTAATTTAGCGGGAGTAGTGTTTGATCCCATGCTGGCAAGTTACATTCTAAATCCAGACTCAAGTCATAATTTGATGGATTTAGGCCAGCGATATTTGGGATTGATAGCAAAAAGTTACTTAGATTTAGTTCCTAAAGGTAAAACCATCGCTGATATAAATATTCCAGCCGTTGCAGATTACTGCGGTATGGATGCTTATTCTACTTTTGGGTTAGTGGCGAAATTGCGTGAGGAACTGGATCAAATTCCAACTTTGTCTAAGCTATTGGTGGAAGTGGAACAGCCGCTAGAAGCAGTTTTGGCTCAAATGGAATACACGGGTGTCCGCATTAATTCAGCTTATTTAAAAGAACTTTCACAGCATTTAGAAACTGAGTTAGCTAGGTTAAAAGAGGAAGCGACTGAAATAGCTGGAGAAAATTTTAACTTAGGTTCTCCTAAACAATTGAGCCAAATCTTGTTTGAAAAGTTGGGGTTAAGTACCAGACATTCTCGAAAAATTCAAACAGGCTTTTCTACAGACGCAGCAACACTAGAAAGACTCCAAGAAGATGATAACAGTGGTTTTGTTGAGGCGATTATTGAATATCGCACCTTATCTAAATTAAAATCTACTTATGTTGATGCCTTACCTGTATTGGTGCGTCCAGATACGCAGCGAGTGCATACTGATTTTAATCAAGCAGCAACATCAACTGGTAGATTATCTTCTTCTAATCCGAATTTACAAAATATCCCCATTCGCACAGCTTTTAGTCGCCAAATTCGGAAGGCATTTTTGCCAGAATCTGGGTGGTTAATGGTGGCTGCTGATTACTCACAAATTGAACTACGAATTTTGGCTCATTTGAGTCAAGAGCCGATATTAGTGCAAGCATATCAACAAAATGAAGATGTTCACACTGTTACCGCGCGGTTAGTATTTGAAAAAGAAAATATCACCTCAGAAGAACGAGGGATGGCAAAAACTATCAATTTTGGCGTGATTTATGGAATGGGTTCTCTCAGGTTTTCGCGCTCAACTGGGATAGATAAGAACATTGCTAACGAGTTCATTAAGCGGTTTAATGAACGATATCCTAAAGTTTTTGGATATTTGGAGCAAGTAAAAAAAGAAGCGATCGCTCTTGGTTATGTAGAAACTATTCTCGGTCGTCGTCGTTATTTTGATTTTACTAATAACAGTTTACGCAAATTAAAAGGCAGTAACCCAGAAGATATCGATCTGAGTAAATTGAAGAATTTGGGCCCTTATGATGCGGGTTTACTACGCTCGGCTGCTAATGCACCAATTCAAGGTTCAAACGCTGATATTATCAAAATTGCAATGGTAAGATTGCATGAGGTTTTGAAGAACTATCAGGCGCGTTTGTTGTTGCAAGTACACGATGAATTAGTGTTTGAAATTCCCCCTGATGAGTGGGATGAATTACAACTGCAAATTAAGTCGGTGATGGAAAATGCAGTCGAGTTGAGTGTGCCATTGCTGGTAGAGGCGCGTGTTGGTGAAAATTGGATGGATACAAAGTAA
- the psb27 gene encoding photosystem II protein Psb27: MHMKRYWSRLLALVLVVAIGLMGCSGSPDSLTGDYRQDTLAVVNVMRQALNLSQDSSDKTAVQAEARQKINDFSARYQRVNSVSGLSSFTTMRTALNSLAGHYSSYPNRPVPEKLKNRLEKELQQIEAALKRGG; the protein is encoded by the coding sequence ATGCATATGAAGCGCTATTGGTCGCGTTTGCTTGCGCTGGTTTTGGTTGTAGCTATTGGCTTAATGGGCTGTTCTGGCAGTCCAGATAGTTTGACTGGGGATTATCGCCAAGACACCTTAGCTGTGGTCAATGTTATGAGACAAGCTCTGAATCTATCACAAGATTCATCAGACAAAACAGCAGTTCAAGCAGAAGCGCGTCAGAAAATTAATGACTTTTCGGCTCGCTATCAGCGAGTTAACTCTGTTTCTGGACTTAGCTCCTTTACAACTATGCGGACAGCCCTTAATTCCCTGGCTGGACACTACAGTTCTTACCCAAATCGTCCCGTACCCGAAAAACTCAAAAATCGTTTAGAGAAGGAATTACAGCAGATTGAAGCAGCGCTGAAGCGTGGCGGCTAA
- a CDS encoding phosphatase PAP2 family protein, which produces MLRQISNFWLLHIHPRLAPLIATIGIVGLASCLLILFVLAKIAEEVLERDAFRFDTTFLLWLHQFANPNLDNLMLFITNLGNPTTVVIVVGVNLLLLWWRRYREEAKFFILACLGGFILNTGLKLFFSKPRPELWHRLISEKSFSFPSGHALGSMVLYGFIAHELATHYPRFAKFIYSLTVILIAAIGISRLYLGVHWPTDIIAGYGVGFLWLMICITMLRLQKLKQGNLVN; this is translated from the coding sequence ATGCTCCGACAAATTTCTAATTTCTGGTTGCTTCATATACACCCTCGTTTGGCTCCCTTAATTGCCACAATTGGTATTGTCGGACTTGCTAGTTGTCTGCTAATACTTTTTGTTTTAGCAAAAATAGCTGAAGAGGTTTTAGAGCGAGATGCTTTTAGATTTGATACTACTTTCCTGTTATGGCTACATCAGTTTGCCAATCCAAATTTAGATAATTTAATGCTGTTTATTACAAATCTTGGTAATCCTACTACAGTGGTCATCGTTGTCGGCGTTAATCTATTATTACTTTGGTGGCGGCGTTATCGAGAAGAAGCAAAATTTTTTATCCTTGCTTGCCTGGGAGGATTCATTTTAAATACAGGACTAAAGTTATTTTTTTCTAAACCTCGCCCTGAACTATGGCATCGCCTGATTTCTGAAAAATCTTTTAGTTTTCCTAGCGGACATGCACTAGGTTCAATGGTGCTTTATGGTTTTATTGCTCACGAATTGGCAACTCACTATCCTCGTTTTGCCAAATTTATTTACAGTTTGACAGTTATATTAATTGCTGCAATTGGTATTAGCCGCTTATATTTAGGAGTCCATTGGCCCACAGACATAATTGCAGGTTATGGAGTCGGCTTTTTGTGGCTGATGATATGTATTACAATGCTGAGATTGCAGAAATTAAAGCAGGGAAACTTAGTTAATTAA
- a CDS encoding COG4705 family protein yields MSHCFFKLVLLGNLRCLWEAIATTVSILYDDLLFFIVKKMNKVAKVTIFFWIMKIIATTLGETAGDFISMSLGLGYYVAFAITFAILAILLFFQIQSDRYRPALYWTAIIATTTAGTEVSDLMDRSLGLGYALGSLILVAGLLSVLSIWYYRDRNLSVYPIMRKDAETTYWLAVVFSNSLGTAFGDFLTSNLGLSYIQGALVTASVIGVVIALHYVTKLSDILLFWLAFIFTRPFGATFGDFLTKPVKNGGLSLPREYASAIAFILLAVVLFFSVRKEKKVPHPIERSV; encoded by the coding sequence TTGTCGCATTGTTTTTTCAAATTGGTGTTACTTGGTAATTTGCGATGCCTGTGGGAAGCGATCGCAACAACAGTCAGCATTCTCTACGATGACTTACTATTTTTTATCGTCAAAAAAATGAATAAAGTTGCAAAAGTCACGATTTTCTTCTGGATTATGAAGATCATCGCTACGACACTCGGCGAAACAGCTGGTGACTTCATCTCAATGTCTCTTGGACTGGGGTATTACGTAGCCTTTGCCATAACCTTCGCTATTCTGGCTATTCTCCTGTTTTTTCAAATTCAATCAGACAGATATCGTCCAGCGCTTTATTGGACAGCCATTATCGCTACAACCACAGCCGGAACGGAAGTTTCAGACCTGATGGATCGATCTCTTGGGCTTGGCTATGCACTGGGATCGCTTATCCTGGTAGCTGGTCTTTTAAGCGTTCTTAGCATCTGGTACTATCGCGATCGCAATCTGAGCGTTTATCCGATTATGAGGAAAGATGCAGAGACTACCTACTGGCTGGCTGTGGTGTTCTCCAACAGTTTGGGAACAGCCTTTGGTGACTTTCTCACAAGCAACTTAGGACTCAGCTATATCCAGGGCGCATTGGTGACAGCTAGCGTTATTGGTGTTGTCATTGCTCTTCACTACGTAACAAAGTTGAGCGATATCCTGCTATTTTGGCTTGCATTCATCTTCACACGTCCCTTCGGAGCCACCTTCGGAGATTTTCTGACCAAACCAGTCAAAAATGGCGGTCTATCACTGCCAAGGGAATATGCTTCTGCGATCGCCTTTATCCTGCTGGCAGTTGTCCTATTCTTTTCCGTGCGAAAGGAGAAAAAAGTGCCTCACCCAATTGAGCGATCCGTTTAA
- a CDS encoding PepSY domain-containing protein, which yields MRTSTKLILTAACIGTLGFAGLSRVVFAKQPQSFVAIAPQHHSTIQIAEASDGDGEKNDDAEEQQEAAKLQPLAKITAQQAQQTVEASVGGKAKSVKLENEDGNLVYSVEIGQQDVKVDAGNGKVIYAENANQQDEKNEATRPKSSIQVKETNDDK from the coding sequence ATGAGAACTTCAACAAAACTCATTTTGACAGCAGCTTGTATTGGTACTTTGGGATTCGCTGGATTGTCGAGAGTGGTATTTGCAAAACAACCACAATCTTTTGTAGCAATTGCACCTCAACACCATAGTACTATCCAAATTGCTGAAGCTAGTGATGGAGATGGTGAAAAAAATGACGATGCAGAAGAACAGCAAGAAGCAGCAAAACTGCAACCGTTAGCTAAAATTACAGCACAACAAGCACAGCAAACTGTTGAAGCATCTGTGGGAGGTAAAGCGAAAAGTGTTAAACTTGAAAATGAAGATGGCAACTTAGTTTATTCGGTAGAAATTGGTCAGCAAGATGTTAAGGTAGATGCTGGTAATGGCAAAGTTATCTACGCTGAGAATGCTAACCAACAAGATGAGAAGAATGAAGCTACTCGTCCCAAGAGTAGTATTCAAGTTAAAGAAACTAATGATGATAAATAA
- a CDS encoding sensor histidine kinase yields MFQRIRYRLLLSYLGVFASLLGIFAIAVRFAFTRSLTEQITDKLTAIGKGAAANVEFEKGRLTIESDFRPQDLIAYHEALQWFDIQGNLITQQGKTVLTLPFLPNKIVQIQKGKVPIQVVTVPIIASDNGELVGYVRVSQSLEEFNETLEKLDWGLGGGIIITLVLSSIGGILLTRQAMQPIEESFEKLKQFTADASHELRSPLMAIKINAELPLEYPEEIGPKDAEKFQAIANATNQMTRLTEDLLMLARTDRVSPQNRDTLNLTSMLENLIQLYKPQAEAKQINLKIQLIPNLQLIGNSIQLTRLFTNLVENALHYTPSEGVVEIKTSRVGSHLYVNLQDTGVGIAPEHIDKVFERFWRADQSRSYWSGGSGLGLAIAQAIAKNHGGLISVTSQLGVGSCFTVRLPTP; encoded by the coding sequence GTGTTTCAAAGAATCAGATATCGTTTATTGTTGTCTTACTTAGGGGTGTTCGCATCGCTGCTGGGAATATTCGCGATCGCAGTCCGATTTGCATTCACTCGCAGCTTAACTGAACAAATCACAGATAAACTCACAGCCATAGGGAAAGGTGCGGCTGCAAATGTGGAGTTTGAAAAAGGTCGCCTGACGATTGAAAGTGACTTTCGTCCACAAGACTTAATTGCTTATCATGAAGCATTACAGTGGTTTGATATTCAGGGAAATTTAATTACCCAACAAGGAAAAACTGTTTTAACTTTACCTTTTTTACCAAATAAAATAGTACAAATTCAGAAAGGTAAAGTTCCTATCCAAGTAGTGACTGTACCAATTATTGCTAGCGATAATGGTGAGCTAGTTGGATATGTAAGGGTAAGCCAATCTTTGGAAGAATTTAATGAAACCCTTGAAAAACTGGACTGGGGATTAGGCGGTGGCATTATTATAACTTTGGTTCTGAGTAGTATTGGCGGAATTTTGTTAACTCGTCAAGCAATGCAACCTATTGAAGAGAGTTTTGAAAAGCTTAAACAGTTTACTGCTGATGCTTCACACGAACTACGTAGTCCGTTAATGGCGATCAAAATTAATGCTGAGTTACCGCTAGAATATCCAGAAGAAATAGGACCAAAAGATGCAGAGAAGTTTCAGGCGATCGCCAACGCTACTAACCAGATGACTCGCCTTACAGAAGACTTATTGATGCTAGCACGCACTGATAGAGTTTCCCCTCAAAATAGGGATACTCTCAATTTAACGTCAATGTTAGAGAACCTAATCCAACTATATAAACCTCAAGCTGAAGCTAAACAAATTAACTTGAAAATTCAATTAATTCCTAATCTTCAACTAATAGGTAATTCAATTCAATTAACGCGACTGTTTACTAATTTAGTTGAAAATGCACTCCATTACACACCATCAGAAGGCGTAGTTGAAATTAAAACCAGTCGTGTAGGTTCCCATCTTTATGTCAACCTACAAGATACAGGTGTCGGAATTGCACCAGAGCATATCGACAAAGTTTTTGAGCGTTTTTGGCGAGCAGATCAGTCTCGTTCTTATTGGTCAGGTGGTTCTGGTTTAGGGCTAGCGATCGCTCAAGCTATTGCCAAAAATCACGGTGGATTAATTAGTGTTACGAGTCAATTAGGAGTTGGTAGTTGTTTTACTGTGCGTTTACCAACTCCATAA
- a CDS encoding response regulator transcription factor — protein MRILIVEDDDRIAKPLAEFLRRQHHIVDITTDGLTAWEWSQSALYELILLDLMLPKLDGITLCKRLRTASFNVLILMLTARDTTGDKIIGLDAGADDYLVKPFELKELAARIRALARRTPEIRPQILIHGDLQLDPATQQVTYAENIISLTPKEYMILEYFLKHQNQVVTRSVIFDKLWDFDKSSGEGSIKTHITNLRNKLRASGSSEDLIENIYGIGYRLGKK, from the coding sequence ATGAGAATTTTGATAGTTGAAGATGACGATCGCATTGCCAAGCCATTAGCCGAATTTTTAAGACGACAACATCATATTGTAGATATAACAACCGACGGTTTGACAGCTTGGGAATGGTCGCAATCAGCATTATATGAGCTAATTTTATTAGATTTAATGCTGCCTAAATTAGATGGAATTACTCTATGTAAGCGTTTACGCACCGCTTCATTTAATGTTCTGATTTTAATGTTGACGGCACGAGATACAACAGGCGATAAAATTATCGGACTCGATGCTGGTGCTGATGATTACTTAGTTAAACCATTTGAATTAAAAGAGTTAGCAGCACGCATCAGGGCTTTAGCTAGAAGAACTCCAGAGATTCGTCCCCAGATTTTAATCCACGGTGATTTACAACTAGATCCAGCAACTCAACAGGTTACTTATGCCGAAAATATCATATCATTAACTCCCAAAGAATATATGATATTAGAATATTTTTTGAAACATCAAAATCAAGTTGTCACTCGTTCGGTGATTTTTGATAAATTGTGGGACTTTGATAAATCTTCGGGAGAAGGAAGTATTAAAACTCATATTACAAATTTGCGGAATAAACTTAGAGCATCTGGAAGTTCAGAAGACCTGATTGAAAATATCTATGGCATAGGTTATCGTCTAGGAAAAAAGTAA
- the cofH gene encoding 7,8-didemethyl-8-hydroxy-5-deazariboflavin synthase subunit CofH, with amino-acid sequence MLTKISVEKILERALMGYDLSPEEGVVLLQQTEPEAIAAIRATSDTLRHTQAGDTVTYIINRNINFTNICEQHCSFCAFRRDDGDVGAYWLDSAQILEKATDAVQRGATEICMQGGLNPQALINGKSLPYYLKVVETIKQEFPQIHLHAFSPQEVEFIARLDGLEYADVIIALRDAGVGSMPGTAAEVLDDEVRRILCPEKINTATWLEIVSTAHKLGLHTTSTMLSGHIETHEQQIGHLEKLRSLQKTAIDRGYPAKITEFILLPFVGQEAPKPLRRRVGRDQPVLNDALLLGAVARIYLGNWIPNHQQSWVKLGLAGATEALVWGCNDIGGTLMEEHITTMAGALGGTCMEVETLETAIASLGRPYQQRETLYQKVKI; translated from the coding sequence ATGCTAACGAAAATTTCTGTTGAAAAAATTCTTGAGCGGGCCTTGATGGGGTACGACTTATCTCCCGAAGAGGGAGTGGTTTTGTTACAACAAACTGAGCCAGAAGCGATCGCAGCAATCCGTGCTACATCCGACACACTCCGTCACACCCAAGCAGGCGATACAGTTACATACATAATTAACAGAAATATCAATTTTACTAATATTTGTGAGCAGCACTGTAGTTTTTGTGCTTTCCGTCGAGATGATGGTGATGTCGGTGCATACTGGTTAGATTCGGCGCAAATTTTAGAAAAAGCGACAGATGCAGTGCAACGAGGGGCGACGGAAATCTGTATGCAGGGTGGGTTAAATCCACAAGCGCTGATAAATGGTAAATCTTTGCCCTACTATCTCAAGGTAGTAGAAACCATCAAACAGGAATTTCCGCAGATTCATCTCCATGCTTTTTCTCCCCAAGAAGTGGAATTTATCGCCAGACTTGATGGACTTGAATATGCTGATGTGATTATTGCTTTGCGCGATGCTGGCGTTGGCTCAATGCCGGGAACAGCAGCTGAAGTGTTAGACGATGAAGTAAGGCGGATATTGTGTCCAGAGAAGATTAATACAGCGACTTGGCTAGAAATTGTCAGCACCGCTCATAAATTAGGCTTACATACCACTAGCACCATGTTATCTGGGCATATTGAAACCCACGAACAGCAAATTGGACATTTAGAAAAATTGCGATCGCTCCAAAAAACTGCCATCGATCGGGGATATCCTGCAAAGATCACAGAGTTTATTTTATTACCTTTCGTTGGGCAAGAAGCCCCCAAACCCTTACGTCGCCGTGTCGGACGCGATCAACCCGTTTTAAATGATGCACTGCTGCTAGGCGCTGTAGCGCGGATTTACTTAGGTAATTGGATTCCTAATCATCAGCAGAGTTGGGTAAAACTGGGGCTTGCAGGTGCAACCGAAGCCTTAGTTTGGGGTTGCAACGATATCGGTGGCACCTTGATGGAGGAGCATATTACCACAATGGCAGGTGCTTTGGGTGGTACATGTATGGAAGTGGAAACTTTAGAAACTGCGATCGCTTCTTTAGGAAGACCTTACCAACAACGTGAGACTCTTTATCAAAAAGTTAAGATTTAA
- a CDS encoding ArnT family glycosyltransferase produces the protein MSIFLPLICLIAIFLLINKSRNHWRESLILTSTYWGILIIAITEFLNIFKLINFGSVLITWVFICIILIYICFRLNYQNPKILEQNKSSNLKIQIPSPINLLFGIGFVVTTVGLIAIIAPPNNWDSMDYHMSRVAHWIQNHSIAHYPTNYTPQLYQNPWSEFVILHFQILSGGDYFANLVQWFSMIGCIIAVSLIAKKLGADVRGQVFSAVVTATIPMGILQASSTQNDYVLSFWVVCLAYYLLSAIQAEKSDILMNSFKIGSSIGLAILSKGTAYFYIFPFLIWFSLFQIKRFRWKVWKPALIVGSISLLLNIGHYLRNYNLFASPLGEPGNYSNEVYGINILFSNVLRNIALHIGTPVGLWNGIANRLIQIIHIFIGVDVNDPRITFSKTFFVPGGWSTIGISGNENSAGNLVHLVLIIICMTIFMTRKEIRKQRYLFDYLIAAISTFIIFCYFVKWQAWNSRLHLPFFVLLSPFLGIVLSKLKKQKTAIIIVIFLLISSLPWVFLNRFRPIIDSNNIFQVSRIEQYFTNRAYLKTTYTGAVEFLNSKKCSNIGLSMGNDPWEYPFWVLWRQNNQEIVKIQHINVTNISAVLEKEDYYKDFEPCGIISMETKKSKHSKYQKINFKGKTYLRAWDSPDLGIFIK, from the coding sequence ATGTCTATATTTTTGCCTCTCATTTGTTTAATTGCTATTTTTTTGTTAATTAATAAAAGTCGTAACCATTGGCGTGAATCTCTAATATTGACATCTACTTACTGGGGAATTCTCATTATTGCAATCACAGAATTTTTGAATATTTTTAAATTAATTAACTTTGGCAGTGTATTAATAACTTGGGTATTTATATGTATCATATTAATTTATATATGCTTTCGGTTAAATTACCAAAACCCTAAGATTTTAGAGCAGAATAAATCTTCTAACCTAAAAATTCAAATTCCATCCCCGATAAATTTATTATTTGGTATAGGTTTCGTTGTCACAACTGTTGGATTAATTGCTATCATCGCACCCCCAAATAACTGGGATTCTATGGACTATCACATGAGTCGTGTTGCTCATTGGATACAAAATCATAGCATTGCTCATTATCCAACAAATTATACTCCACAGCTATATCAAAACCCTTGGTCAGAGTTCGTTATTTTGCATTTTCAAATTTTGAGTGGTGGTGACTACTTCGCTAACTTAGTTCAATGGTTTAGTATGATTGGCTGTATTATTGCAGTTTCATTAATTGCAAAAAAACTTGGAGCAGATGTACGAGGTCAGGTTTTCTCTGCTGTTGTGACTGCAACAATTCCTATGGGAATCTTACAAGCTTCAAGTACTCAAAATGATTACGTACTTTCATTTTGGGTAGTTTGTCTTGCTTACTATTTGCTATCAGCTATCCAAGCAGAAAAAAGTGATATATTAATGAACTCATTCAAAATTGGTAGCAGTATAGGACTAGCCATTTTGAGCAAAGGAACTGCTTATTTTTATATTTTCCCCTTTTTGATTTGGTTTAGTTTATTCCAGATTAAACGTTTCCGTTGGAAAGTATGGAAACCAGCTTTGATAGTAGGAAGTATATCTTTATTACTTAATATTGGTCACTATTTACGCAATTATAATTTATTCGCTTCGCCACTTGGGGAACCAGGTAATTATAGCAATGAAGTATATGGTATTAATATACTTTTTTCTAATGTTCTCAGAAATATTGCTTTACATATAGGTACACCAGTTGGTTTATGGAATGGAATAGCAAATAGATTAATTCAAATTATCCATATATTTATTGGTGTCGATGTAAACGATCCTCGGATAACTTTCTCAAAAACATTTTTTGTCCCAGGAGGCTGGTCAACAATTGGAATATCTGGTAATGAAAATAGTGCTGGTAATTTAGTACATTTAGTATTGATAATAATATGTATGACAATTTTTATGACTCGAAAAGAGATTCGGAAACAAAGATACCTTTTTGATTATTTGATTGCAGCAATATCTACATTTATTATATTTTGCTACTTTGTAAAATGGCAAGCTTGGAATAGTCGTCTACATCTACCTTTTTTTGTACTATTATCCCCATTCTTAGGGATTGTTTTATCTAAACTGAAAAAGCAAAAAACAGCAATTATCATAGTAATATTTTTGCTGATATCATCATTACCTTGGGTATTTCTTAACAGGTTTAGACCTATTATTGATAGCAACAATATATTCCAAGTGAGTAGAATTGAGCAGTATTTTACTAATAGAGCATACTTGAAAACTACTTATACAGGAGCAGTTGAGTTTTTAAATTCAAAGAAATGCTCGAATATTGGGTTATCAATGGGAAATGACCCTTGGGAATATCCTTTCTGGGTACTTTGGCGGCAAAATAATCAAGAAATTGTTAAAATTCAACATATTAATGTAACTAATATTTCGGCAGTCTTAGAAAAAGAGGATTATTATAAAGATTTTGAACCGTGTGGAATTATTTCGATGGAAACAAAAAAAAGTAAGCACAGTAAATATCAAAAAATTAATTTTAAAGGTAAAACTTATCTTCGAGCATGGGATTCTCCAGACCTGGGTATATTTATTAAGTAG